One genomic segment of Vicinamibacterales bacterium includes these proteins:
- a CDS encoding aminotransferase class III-fold pyridoxal phosphate-dependent enzyme produces MHASMGAYRRVLPDGLVVASAQPEHAGQLEALQRVVFPTLADDQRFKAAHYRKHLELFPAGQLVGLDGDRVVAATVTIRLHFDFNDRTHTFADVIQGGWLTSHEPDGDWLYGADIGVHPDYRGRGLAQALYAARQELVWALGLKGQVTAGMMSGFGAVKHQMSAESYYEGLVSGRLNDPTLSMQQKVGFEFRALLKDYLSDPICDNYSVLIVLDAARDVQGAVRPGEPAGQVKESEMSSIQLKTEVPGPRSKALLARRVAAVPTGLGKATDVVVDRAEGALVHDVDGNTFIDFVGGIGALAVGHCPPPVVQAIQAEAQKLIHMGSLVATYESYVRLCELLNEVTPGAFAKKTLLSNSGAEAVENAVKAARAYTRRPGVICFEGAYHGRTLLAVSLTSKYGLFKKSMGPFAGEIVRLPMPNAYRAPEGMTADDCVTWTIHQLEHAFTAQVDPSEVAAIIIEPVQGEGGFIPVPPRVMRRIRELCDQHGIVMIADEVQCGFARTGKLFALEHYGIAADIIVTAKSLGAGMPVSAITGRAEIMDATHVGGMGGTYGGNPLTCVAAITAIEMMRQPAFLARAERIGVMLRETLEGWKGRHPLIGDVRGLGSMMLIELVKDRATKQPAPDETLAIIRAACQKGVIAMRAGLFTNGIRFLPPLVITDDQLHEGLGVIEQALTEVEARLVPAPAASADRLQPAGRS; encoded by the coding sequence ATGCACGCCAGCATGGGCGCCTATCGCCGTGTGCTGCCGGACGGTCTTGTCGTCGCCTCGGCACAGCCCGAACACGCCGGCCAACTCGAAGCGCTTCAGCGCGTGGTGTTTCCGACCCTGGCTGACGATCAGCGCTTCAAGGCCGCCCACTACCGCAAGCACCTCGAGCTGTTTCCGGCCGGGCAGTTGGTCGGGCTTGACGGCGATCGCGTGGTGGCGGCCACGGTGACCATCCGGCTGCATTTCGATTTCAACGACCGCACGCATACCTTTGCCGACGTCATCCAGGGCGGATGGCTGACGTCGCACGAGCCGGACGGCGACTGGCTGTACGGCGCCGATATTGGTGTGCACCCGGACTATCGCGGACGGGGCCTGGCGCAGGCGCTCTACGCCGCGCGCCAGGAGCTGGTCTGGGCGCTGGGCCTCAAGGGGCAGGTGACGGCGGGCATGATGAGCGGCTTCGGCGCCGTCAAACACCAGATGAGCGCCGAGTCGTACTACGAGGGGCTGGTGAGCGGCCGGCTCAACGACCCGACGCTCTCCATGCAGCAGAAGGTGGGTTTCGAGTTCCGGGCGCTGCTCAAGGACTACTTGAGCGACCCGATCTGCGACAATTACAGTGTACTGATCGTGCTCGATGCGGCCAGGGACGTGCAGGGCGCAGTCCGGCCGGGAGAGCCCGCCGGCCAAGTGAAGGAGTCAGAGATGTCATCGATTCAGCTGAAGACGGAAGTGCCCGGCCCCCGCAGCAAGGCGCTGCTCGCCCGGCGGGTGGCGGCGGTTCCCACGGGCCTCGGGAAGGCGACCGACGTCGTCGTCGATCGCGCCGAGGGCGCGCTCGTGCACGACGTCGACGGCAACACCTTCATCGATTTTGTCGGTGGCATCGGCGCGCTGGCCGTCGGCCACTGCCCGCCTCCGGTGGTCCAGGCGATCCAGGCCGAGGCGCAGAAGCTGATTCACATGGGCTCGCTCGTGGCGACCTACGAGTCCTACGTCCGGCTCTGCGAACTGCTCAACGAGGTGACGCCCGGGGCGTTCGCCAAGAAGACGCTGCTCTCCAACAGCGGCGCGGAAGCGGTGGAGAACGCCGTGAAGGCCGCGCGGGCGTACACCAGGCGGCCCGGCGTCATCTGCTTCGAGGGCGCGTACCACGGCCGCACGCTGCTGGCGGTGAGCCTCACGAGCAAGTACGGACTGTTCAAGAAGAGCATGGGCCCGTTCGCGGGCGAGATCGTCCGCCTGCCGATGCCCAATGCTTACCGCGCTCCAGAAGGCATGACCGCGGACGACTGCGTCACCTGGACCATCCATCAGCTCGAGCACGCCTTCACGGCACAGGTCGATCCGTCCGAAGTTGCCGCGATCATCATCGAGCCGGTCCAGGGCGAGGGCGGCTTCATCCCGGTGCCGCCGCGCGTCATGCGCCGCATCCGTGAGCTGTGCGATCAGCACGGCATCGTGATGATTGCCGACGAGGTGCAGTGCGGCTTCGCCCGCACGGGCAAGCTGTTTGCGCTGGAGCACTACGGCATTGCCGCCGACATCATCGTGACCGCCAAGTCGCTGGGCGCCGGCATGCCGGTGAGCGCCATCACGGGTCGCGCCGAGATCATGGACGCGACGCACGTGGGCGGCATGGGCGGCACCTACGGCGGCAATCCCCTGACCTGTGTCGCCGCGATCACCGCGATCGAGATGATGCGCCAGCCGGCCTTCCTCGCGCGGGCGGAGCGCATCGGCGTGATGCTGCGAGAGACGCTCGAGGGGTGGAAGGGCCGTCATCCCCTGATTGGCGACGTGCGGGGACTTGGCTCGATGATGTTGATCGAACTGGTGAAGGACCGTGCCACGAAGCAGCCGGCGCCGGATGAAACGCTGGCCATCATCAGGGCGGCGTGCCAGAAGGGCGTCATCGCCATGCGGGCCGGGCTCTTCACCAACGGCATCCGGTTCCTGCCGCCGCTGGTGATTACCGACGACCAGTTGCACGAAGGCCTCGGCGTGATCGAACAGGCCCTCACCGAGGTCGAGGCGCGTCTCGTCCCGGCTCCGGCCGCGAGCGCCGATCGGCTTCAGCCCGCCGGCCGATCCTGA
- a CDS encoding CocE/NonD family hydrolase, translated as MRLTHNAIARYQVAFATLFALTLSAQAPTPAGQTMLREVDVAVPMRDAVVLRADVLRPPAQGRFPTLVYRTPYGKHAALDDETIFSRAVERGYAVVVQDVRGRYRSDGEFRPYENEGRDGFDTIEWAARQPWSDGSVGTFGLSYPGAVQWLAAVEAPPHLKAMVPAMTFSTPQNFFYTWGVWDMSWTYWIWQNIAPDVRVRKGLPGPRTAADARKGWAAFERKMEGTLPLDQLEEFRDVAPYYFDWLHHPPDDPFWNFAELRGKYSRTQAAVLNLSGWHDDNYGPEGATTNFAGLVSSRGGQPTRTALLIGPWVHGVDATARTKSGEREFGTAAAIAYDEVVLDWMDRHLRGDRQAAPPDPAVRYFVMGDNRWKTAGAWPPPARAVAYYLSAPPGPAPRHGALTAEPPTGATPPSVFIADPDGPVTNPYGGAGAHDYRRLADRSDVLTFDSAPLDRDTEVTGPIRARIYVSCDCRDTDLWVRLLDVAPDGTAYNLMSPGLDVVRASYRDLEKGRQLLEPGEIYELRLDHLVTSNLFKRGHRVRAQVSASFFPNFSRNLHTGDLETVSARRQRATIRVHHGGAHLSQVVLPVVDR; from the coding sequence ATGCGCCTCACCCACAACGCGATCGCCCGCTACCAGGTGGCGTTCGCCACCCTCTTCGCGCTGACGCTGTCGGCCCAGGCGCCGACGCCCGCCGGCCAGACGATGCTGCGCGAAGTCGATGTGGCGGTGCCGATGCGGGATGCCGTCGTCCTTCGCGCTGATGTCTTGCGTCCGCCCGCTCAGGGACGGTTCCCGACGTTGGTCTATCGCACGCCGTACGGCAAGCATGCGGCGCTTGACGACGAGACGATCTTCAGCCGCGCGGTCGAGCGGGGCTACGCCGTCGTCGTTCAGGACGTGCGCGGCCGTTACCGGTCGGACGGGGAGTTCCGGCCCTACGAGAATGAAGGGCGCGACGGCTTCGACACCATCGAATGGGCCGCCCGCCAGCCGTGGTCAGACGGCAGCGTCGGCACGTTCGGGTTGTCGTATCCAGGCGCCGTGCAATGGCTCGCCGCCGTCGAGGCGCCGCCGCACTTGAAGGCCATGGTCCCGGCCATGACCTTCTCGACCCCTCAGAATTTTTTCTACACTTGGGGCGTCTGGGACATGTCCTGGACCTACTGGATCTGGCAGAACATCGCGCCCGACGTTCGCGTCAGGAAGGGCCTGCCCGGGCCAAGAACTGCAGCCGACGCGCGCAAGGGCTGGGCGGCGTTCGAGCGGAAGATGGAGGGCACGCTGCCGCTCGATCAACTCGAGGAGTTTCGCGACGTCGCGCCCTATTATTTCGATTGGCTGCACCATCCGCCGGACGACCCCTTCTGGAATTTTGCCGAACTGCGCGGCAAGTACTCGCGCACGCAAGCCGCCGTGCTCAACTTGTCTGGATGGCACGACGACAACTACGGGCCGGAGGGAGCCACGACCAACTTCGCCGGCCTGGTGAGCTCGCGTGGCGGGCAACCCACGCGCACGGCCTTGCTGATCGGCCCCTGGGTGCACGGCGTGGACGCCACCGCCCGCACCAAATCGGGCGAACGCGAGTTCGGCACCGCTGCCGCGATTGCCTACGACGAGGTGGTCCTGGACTGGATGGACCGTCACCTGCGCGGTGATCGCCAGGCCGCGCCGCCGGATCCCGCCGTCCGCTACTTCGTGATGGGGGACAACCGGTGGAAGACAGCCGGCGCCTGGCCGCCTCCGGCACGTGCCGTCGCCTATTACCTGTCCGCGCCGCCAGGCCCGGCCCCCCGGCACGGGGCGCTCACGGCGGAACCGCCAACCGGCGCCACGCCGCCCAGCGTGTTCATTGCCGACCCTGACGGCCCCGTGACCAATCCGTACGGCGGGGCCGGCGCGCACGACTATCGGCGGCTCGCCGATCGAAGCGACGTGCTCACCTTCGATTCGGCCCCTCTCGACCGCGATACCGAGGTCACCGGCCCGATCCGTGCCCGCATCTACGTGTCGTGCGATTGCCGCGACACTGACCTGTGGGTCCGCCTGCTCGACGTCGCGCCTGACGGCACCGCCTACAACCTCATGAGCCCCGGACTCGACGTCGTGCGGGCCAGTTATCGGGATCTGGAGAAGGGGCGTCAGCTCCTGGAGCCCGGCGAGATCTACGAGCTGCGTCTCGACCACCTGGTCACCAGCAACCTGTTCAAGCGCGGGCATCGCGTCCGCGCCCAGGTCTCGGCGAGTTTCTTTCCCAACTTTTCCCGCAACCTGCACACGGGAGATCTCGAGACCGTGTCGGCGCGGCGGCAACGCGCCACCATTCGCGTCCATCACGGCGGCGCGCACCTGTCCCAAGTGGTTCTGCCTGTCGTGGACCGCTGA
- a CDS encoding amidohydrolase, whose protein sequence is MRVRAASWVCLASLAFATAACNTTPSPAAGDVADLMIVNGRVLTADEQGTIAQAVAVAGNKVLRVGTDQELAALRGPQTQVIDAHGATVTPGFNDSHVHFLSGGETLGDVNLAGLTTLAQVQAAIRDFAAAKTEVAWVKGRGWLYSPFPGGTPTKAQLDAVVADRPAVMTCYDGHSIWVNSKALAMAGITKDTPNPANGVVVKDPKTGEPTGHLKESATGLVRGIMPKPTAADRRAALRTAVAHAHRFGVTSVQNAGGDPDEMALYDEARRAGELQVRTYLAFSAQAGTTEADLDRMEAVRKQFGDDPALKTGAVKIYADGVIESRTAALLAPYTNSSSAGSPNLSADELNRLVAMVDKRGWQIWIHAIGDRAIRMSLDAFERAAAENPAPAGGRRHRIEHIETIDAADIPRFARLGVIASQQPMHVPLGDMNSAHPSGPWPDNIGPDRASRAWAWKSIHDAGGRVTFGSDWPVAPLSPGQGIWVAAARTGPPNAADQKLPMRDVISGYTRWPAYASFEEQRKGTLAPGMLADLVVLSADLLARPPATATDVVVEATIFDGKIVYQKPK, encoded by the coding sequence ATGAGGGTTCGTGCGGCGTCCTGGGTCTGCCTCGCATCGCTGGCGTTCGCGACCGCGGCATGCAACACCACACCATCGCCGGCCGCGGGAGACGTCGCCGACCTGATGATCGTGAACGGCCGGGTGCTCACGGCAGACGAGCAGGGCACGATCGCGCAAGCGGTGGCCGTCGCCGGCAACAAGGTCCTCCGCGTCGGAACCGACCAGGAGCTCGCGGCCCTTCGCGGGCCTCAGACCCAGGTCATCGACGCGCACGGCGCCACGGTCACGCCGGGGTTCAACGACTCGCACGTTCACTTTCTCAGCGGCGGCGAGACACTGGGCGACGTCAACCTCGCGGGCCTGACCACGCTGGCGCAAGTCCAGGCCGCGATCCGTGACTTCGCCGCCGCCAAGACCGAGGTCGCATGGGTGAAGGGCCGTGGCTGGCTCTATTCGCCCTTCCCGGGCGGCACTCCCACGAAAGCGCAGCTGGATGCCGTCGTCGCCGATCGACCCGCGGTGATGACCTGCTACGACGGCCACAGTATCTGGGTGAACTCAAAGGCGCTGGCCATGGCCGGCATCACGAAAGACACACCGAATCCCGCCAATGGCGTGGTCGTCAAAGACCCGAAGACCGGCGAGCCCACGGGTCACTTGAAGGAATCGGCCACCGGCCTCGTCCGCGGGATCATGCCGAAGCCCACCGCCGCGGATCGACGCGCGGCGCTGCGCACCGCGGTGGCGCACGCGCACCGGTTTGGCGTTACGAGCGTGCAGAACGCGGGCGGCGATCCTGACGAGATGGCGCTGTATGACGAGGCGCGGCGGGCCGGCGAACTGCAGGTCAGGACGTATCTGGCCTTCTCGGCGCAGGCGGGCACGACCGAGGCCGACCTCGATCGCATGGAGGCCGTCCGGAAACAGTTCGGCGACGACCCGGCGTTGAAGACGGGTGCGGTCAAGATCTACGCGGACGGCGTCATCGAGAGCCGGACCGCGGCCCTGCTGGCGCCGTACACGAACAGTTCCAGCGCGGGCTCGCCCAACCTCTCAGCCGACGAACTGAATCGCCTCGTCGCGATGGTCGACAAGCGCGGCTGGCAGATCTGGATCCACGCGATTGGCGATCGGGCCATCCGCATGTCGCTCGACGCGTTCGAGCGGGCGGCGGCGGAGAATCCCGCCCCGGCCGGCGGCCGGCGCCATCGGATCGAACACATCGAGACCATCGATGCCGCCGACATTCCGCGGTTTGCGCGACTGGGGGTCATCGCCTCTCAGCAGCCGATGCACGTGCCGCTGGGCGACATGAATTCCGCGCACCCGTCCGGCCCGTGGCCAGACAACATCGGTCCCGACCGTGCCTCGCGGGCGTGGGCCTGGAAGAGCATTCACGACGCCGGCGGCCGGGTGACGTTCGGCAGCGACTGGCCGGTGGCGCCGCTGTCGCCGGGACAGGGCATCTGGGTGGCGGCGGCGAGAACGGGTCCGCCCAACGCCGCCGATCAGAAGCTGCCGATGCGTGACGTGATCAGCGGCTATACGCGCTGGCCGGCGTACGCGTCATTCGAGGAGCAGCGCAAGGGCACGCTGGCCCCGGGGATGCTGGCGGACCTGGTCGTGCTATCCGCGGATCTCCTGGCCCGGCCGCCGGCGACGGCCACCGACGTCGTGGTGGAGGCGACGATCTTCGACGGCAAGATCGTGTACCAGAAGCCGAAGTAA
- a CDS encoding amino acid permease: MSPALRPAPDADAQLVRAIGPWGATLLVIGSVIGSGIFLTTGLMVQELPSTPLVLSAWVAGGMLAMAGGLTYAELGSMFPRSGGLYVFLSEAYGAVWGFLFGWACLLVILTGSVAGVAVGFAEYFSYFFPSLGTDRVLVTFAMPWGAWSISAGQLVAAGSIAIITTINYVGVRSGNLANTLLTVAKVVGLVVIPLLAIAYMRVEPVWTPVVPPGALRPLASFGVIMIAVMWTYEGWYYVAFAAGEIKDAARNVPRALIYGTLALTAIYVGVNLAYFYSLTLEEMSGVTRVAEKAMTVLVGPAGAAIVAATVVVSTFGCNVAGVIASSRTCFAMAADGRFFPAAARVHPAYRTPHVALLVTSGWSAFLTLTGGYEALFTYVTFASVLFGTLGGVAIFVLRARRPDAPRPYRALGYPVVPALYVLGSFALVWNTLMERPTASIAGLGLVALGLPFYLYWSRTAR; the protein is encoded by the coding sequence GTGAGTCCCGCCCTTCGTCCGGCACCCGACGCTGATGCCCAGCTGGTTCGCGCCATTGGTCCCTGGGGCGCCACGCTGCTGGTGATTGGCAGCGTCATCGGATCCGGCATTTTCCTGACCACCGGCCTCATGGTGCAGGAGTTACCGTCTACGCCGCTCGTGCTGTCGGCCTGGGTGGCTGGTGGCATGCTGGCCATGGCCGGTGGCCTCACCTATGCCGAGTTGGGATCGATGTTCCCGCGATCGGGCGGGCTCTACGTGTTCCTGAGCGAGGCCTACGGGGCGGTGTGGGGATTCCTGTTCGGCTGGGCCTGCCTCCTGGTCATCCTCACGGGCAGCGTCGCGGGTGTGGCCGTGGGGTTTGCCGAATACTTCAGTTACTTCTTCCCGTCGCTCGGCACCGACCGGGTGCTCGTCACGTTCGCCATGCCGTGGGGCGCCTGGAGCATCAGCGCCGGGCAGCTCGTGGCCGCCGGATCGATCGCCATCATCACCACGATCAACTACGTCGGCGTGCGCAGCGGCAACCTCGCGAACACGCTGCTCACGGTGGCCAAGGTCGTCGGCCTCGTCGTGATACCGCTGCTGGCCATTGCCTACATGCGCGTGGAACCGGTGTGGACGCCAGTCGTGCCGCCTGGCGCGTTGCGCCCGCTCGCGTCGTTCGGCGTGATCATGATCGCCGTGATGTGGACCTACGAGGGGTGGTACTACGTGGCCTTTGCCGCCGGCGAGATCAAGGACGCCGCGCGAAACGTCCCGCGCGCCTTGATCTACGGCACGCTGGCACTGACCGCCATCTACGTCGGCGTCAATCTCGCCTACTTCTACTCGCTCACTTTGGAAGAGATGTCGGGCGTCACCCGCGTCGCCGAGAAGGCGATGACCGTACTGGTGGGACCGGCCGGCGCGGCGATCGTCGCCGCGACCGTGGTGGTGTCGACGTTCGGATGCAACGTGGCCGGTGTCATCGCTTCATCGCGGACCTGTTTTGCCATGGCGGCCGATGGCCGTTTCTTCCCGGCGGCGGCGCGTGTGCATCCGGCGTATCGCACGCCCCATGTCGCGCTGCTCGTCACCAGCGGGTGGTCGGCCTTCCTCACGCTCACGGGCGGCTACGAGGCCCTGTTCACGTATGTGACGTTTGCGTCCGTGCTCTTCGGCACGCTCGGCGGCGTGGCGATTTTCGTGCTGCGGGCACGGCGGCCTGATGCGCCGCGGCCGTATCGCGCGCTCGGGTATCCGGTGGTCCCGGCACTCTACGTGCTGGGTTCCTTCGCGCTCGTCTGGAACACGTTGATGGAGCGGCCCACCGCGTCGATCGCCGGCCTCGGGCTGGTGGCCCTGGGCCTGCCGTTCTACCTGTATTGGTCGCGGACCGCCCGCTAG
- a CDS encoding nitronate monooxygenase, translating to MRADARAWHGCVSWGGALSATIPTRLTEALGCRHPIISAGMGGPARSELAAAVSEAGGFGLLGMVGESPELIAREIADVRRRTARPFGVNLVPFATAPALLAGQLAACFDARVSTMCFFWDVHPAIVEQAKNAGCLVLYQVGSLEDAVLAQAAGADVVIVQGVEAGGHVRGRLPLSVLLPQVVDTLAVPIVASGGIADGRGLAAALESGAHGVQCGTIFLASPESFAHDYHKQRIVAAGPGDTVHTDLFAIGWPPHAPVRVLKNSVTAAAGDTLWGNHPDQLPRDVIGDDEGRPVYRCGTDSPLRSTTGDFEQMCLYAGNSSAHVTGIHPAAAIIDAMMRDATAAVRGADARAARL from the coding sequence GTGCGAGCTGACGCTCGTGCGTGGCACGGTTGTGTATCGTGGGGGGGCGCGCTGAGCGCCACGATCCCGACCCGGCTGACCGAGGCACTGGGCTGCCGCCACCCGATCATCTCGGCCGGCATGGGCGGACCGGCGCGGTCGGAACTGGCGGCCGCGGTATCCGAGGCGGGTGGCTTTGGGCTGCTCGGCATGGTGGGCGAATCGCCCGAGCTCATCGCCCGGGAAATCGCCGACGTGAGACGCCGCACCGCCAGGCCCTTCGGCGTCAATCTTGTCCCGTTCGCCACCGCTCCCGCGCTGCTGGCCGGCCAGCTGGCCGCGTGTTTCGACGCGCGCGTCTCGACCATGTGCTTCTTCTGGGATGTGCATCCCGCCATCGTCGAGCAGGCGAAAAACGCGGGATGCCTGGTGCTTTATCAAGTGGGATCGCTCGAGGATGCGGTCCTGGCGCAAGCCGCCGGCGCCGACGTGGTGATCGTGCAGGGCGTCGAGGCGGGCGGCCACGTGCGCGGCCGTCTGCCGCTGTCGGTCCTCCTGCCGCAGGTGGTCGATACGCTCGCGGTCCCGATCGTGGCTTCCGGCGGCATTGCCGATGGGCGCGGCCTGGCCGCGGCCCTGGAGTCGGGCGCCCACGGCGTGCAGTGCGGCACGATCTTCCTGGCGAGCCCTGAGTCGTTCGCCCACGACTACCACAAGCAGCGGATCGTGGCGGCCGGACCTGGCGACACCGTGCACACCGACCTGTTTGCCATCGGCTGGCCGCCGCATGCGCCGGTGCGCGTGTTGAAGAACAGCGTGACCGCGGCTGCGGGAGACACGCTGTGGGGCAATCATCCGGACCAGTTGCCGCGCGACGTGATCGGCGACGACGAAGGCCGGCCGGTCTACCGGTGCGGCACTGATTCGCCCTTGCGATCGACGACTGGAGATTTCGAGCAGATGTGCCTGTACGCCGGCAACAGCTCCGCACACGTTACTGGAATTCACCCGGCCGCGGCCATCATCGACGCCATGATGCGCGATGCCACCGCCGCCGTTCGCGGCGCCGACGCGCGAGCGGCAAGGCTGTGA
- a CDS encoding amidohydrolase, with amino-acid sequence MPFTPLRRGALIAACCAIVLSTGERNTQAQAAADLALINGSVITIDGRDSVAQAVAITGGKITAVGTTDQIKARIGSATEVIDLRGRAVTPGLIDTHVHFTEADALFTVDLGDASIKTIADAQKRVADYVARLKPGEWVRGRGWDEGKYAEQRYLTAADLDAVAPNNPVWLTHTTGHYGVANTYALKMAEVRKDTKDPPAGTIDRTADGMPTGVMKESAMGLVNRLVPPLTRDQLKQGLVKIIEDFNKEGMTGAKDPGISPAKWELYQELLREGRLTVRVFALWAGARRLEDRAAVLARAQANPRQAGLAGDGMLISGGVKMYMDGSGGARTAWLHDDWNKNLIDIDKGNPGYPSTPPDEYRQMVTELHDAGIHVSTHAIGDRAIDWVIDTYDRALQARPTRGLRHGLIHGNIPTDRAIDTMARLQRDYDAAYPEASSTFMWWIGDNYAGNFGRARNQRLNPFKTFTRKGVQWGGGSDYPVTPFAGRYGLWAAVARETLNGTFGATPFGTAESVDIRTALRSYTIWAARTMFLEDRIGSIEVGKDADLAVWDRNPYEVPTAALKDMRCELTLVRGTVVYRGGAR; translated from the coding sequence ATGCCATTCACGCCCCTCCGCCGCGGCGCCCTGATTGCCGCCTGCTGCGCAATCGTCCTCTCGACGGGCGAGCGAAATACACAGGCCCAGGCCGCCGCCGACCTTGCCCTGATCAACGGGAGCGTCATCACGATTGATGGCCGCGACTCGGTGGCACAGGCGGTGGCCATCACCGGCGGGAAGATCACGGCGGTCGGCACCACCGATCAAATCAAGGCGCGCATCGGCAGCGCCACCGAGGTGATCGACCTGCGCGGCCGGGCGGTCACGCCCGGGCTCATCGACACCCACGTTCACTTCACTGAAGCCGACGCGCTGTTCACGGTCGACCTCGGCGACGCCTCGATCAAGACCATTGCCGATGCGCAGAAGCGCGTGGCGGATTATGTCGCCCGGCTGAAGCCGGGCGAGTGGGTGAGGGGGCGCGGGTGGGACGAAGGGAAGTACGCCGAGCAGCGCTATCTCACCGCCGCCGACCTCGACGCGGTGGCCCCGAACAACCCGGTGTGGCTCACGCACACCACGGGCCACTACGGCGTGGCCAACACTTACGCGCTGAAGATGGCCGAAGTACGGAAGGACACGAAAGACCCGCCGGCCGGCACCATCGATCGCACCGCCGACGGCATGCCGACCGGCGTGATGAAGGAATCGGCGATGGGCCTGGTCAACCGCCTGGTGCCGCCCCTGACGCGCGATCAGCTGAAGCAGGGGCTGGTCAAGATCATCGAAGACTTCAACAAGGAGGGCATGACCGGCGCCAAGGATCCTGGAATCAGCCCTGCGAAGTGGGAGTTGTATCAGGAGCTCCTCCGCGAAGGCCGGCTCACGGTTCGGGTCTTCGCCCTGTGGGCGGGCGCCCGCCGCCTCGAGGACCGCGCGGCGGTACTGGCCCGCGCGCAGGCCAACCCGCGGCAAGCCGGGCTGGCCGGGGATGGCATGCTGATTTCCGGCGGCGTCAAGATGTACATGGATGGCAGCGGCGGCGCCCGCACGGCGTGGCTGCACGACGACTGGAACAAGAACCTCATCGACATCGACAAGGGCAATCCGGGCTATCCCTCGACGCCACCGGATGAATACCGACAGATGGTCACCGAGCTGCACGACGCCGGCATCCACGTGAGCACGCACGCCATCGGTGATCGCGCGATCGACTGGGTGATCGACACCTACGACCGCGCGCTGCAAGCCAGGCCCACGCGGGGCCTGCGCCATGGCCTCATTCACGGCAACATCCCCACCGATCGCGCCATCGACACGATGGCGCGCCTGCAGCGGGACTACGACGCCGCCTACCCCGAAGCGTCGTCGACGTTCATGTGGTGGATTGGCGACAACTACGCGGGCAATTTCGGACGGGCGCGCAATCAACGCCTCAACCCATTCAAGACCTTCACGCGCAAGGGGGTGCAGTGGGGCGGGGGCTCCGACTACCCCGTCACGCCGTTTGCCGGGCGCTACGGACTGTGGGCGGCGGTGGCCCGCGAAACGCTGAACGGCACGTTCGGCGCCACGCCGTTCGGAACGGCGGAGTCGGTGGACATCAGGACGGCGCTGCGCTCGTACACCATCTGGGCGGCCAGGACGATGTTTCTCGAAGACCGCATCGGGTCGATCGAGGTGGGCAAGGACGCCGACCTCGCGGTGTGGGATCGCAACCCGTACGAGGTTCCCACCGCGGCGCTCAAGGACATGCGGTGCGAGCTGACGCTCGTGCGTGGCACGGTTGTGTATCGTGGGGGGGCGCGCTGA